CTTGAATGGAATACTCAATTCCTTTTTTTTCTACGAGTCGAGCCACGGTCATGATTTTCACGGACTCCCCTTGTCCGAGAGTGGGTGGACGAAACCTGTAATGAGACAAATTGATGCCCATCGGGAGGGTGAAAATTTTGTCAGGTGGGCAGCCTAGGGCTACAGCTTTACTTGCGGTGTAAGGAGTATTAGCGGTATAGAGGTCCCCTTTTTGAAACAAGTCTTGATAAATATTGGGATGGGTCTGACGGGGATAAAGATTTACGTCAAACCCATGAAAGGTTGTGATGATTTTTCCCTGAATTGCACCAATTTCCCGCAATAATACCCCCCGTAGTCCGTAGGGTGCAAAGTGGCAATGGATAATATCATAAGCGGGCTGATCTAAAAGAGGGATGGCAGAATATAAGAGCCTTAAAAAGTAGCCTTGGTCTCGATGCTTGAAGTAATTGTACTTAAATAAATTTAGCGATCGCAGCAAAGTCATGGGTGATTTGTAGCCATGAGCAAGCAGGATTTTTGCTCCTTTCACTGTCCGTAACACTTTTTTAGCAGGCAGGGGAGCATAGCGGGTTTTATCCAGCAAGTTGTACTTCTCTACGTCCGGATGAACTTTCGACGTTTCGCCGGGTTCATCGGCATAAATGTCTACTTCATGTCCTCGGGAAACTAAGCCGGTAATTTGATTTAAAATATAGGTTTCAGATAAAGCGGGAAATTTGCCAAGCATGACAGCAATTTTCATAAGTTTGAGGAAGTGTGGTTTTTACAAATTTTCGGTTGACTTAATCCCAAGATATTAGGGCGCTTGTTTTTGATAAATAACTGTTACTGAATGACCATCAAGTAAACCTCTTTCATCATTCATTCTCTTGGCTAAAATTTTTCCGTCAATTCCCGATATCTTTTGCCAAATTTTGTATGGCATGAAGTTGTCTAGCCACTTAGGTTCTTGCTTTAAAGCAGCCTTCCGGCTATTGTTAACAAGCGAAAAAATCCACCATTCTTTATGAAAATCTGATAATTTTTTATGCTGGATACTGACTAGGTTTAAATTAAATTTTTCCACTAAATATCTCATAAATTTATCAGACAAAAAATTAACATGATGCGGGGGCATATTGAGCAAATTATTACTGATTAAAGATAAACATGAGTCAGCACTGGTGACTGAATAGATTAAGATGCCCCCTGGTTGGTAGATCTAATACAACCTTCTATAAATGAATTTATTTCAGGA
This sequence is a window from Laspinema palackyanum D2c. Protein-coding genes within it:
- a CDS encoding glycosyltransferase, coding for MKIAVMLGKFPALSETYILNQITGLVSRGHEVDIYADEPGETSKVHPDVEKYNLLDKTRYAPLPAKKVLRTVKGAKILLAHGYKSPMTLLRSLNLFKYNYFKHRDQGYFLRLLYSAIPLLDQPAYDIIHCHFAPYGLRGVLLREIGAIQGKIITTFHGFDVNLYPRQTHPNIYQDLFQKGDLYTANTPYTASKAVALGCPPDKIFTLPMGINLSHYRFRPPTLGQGESVKIMTVARLVEKKGIEYSIQAVAKVLEHHPNLEYQIVGDGPLREPLKHLIGELGIAEKVQILGWKTQEELIHLYDSSHIFLLSSVTAADGDQEGQGLVLQEAQARGLPVLSTLHNGIPEGILEGKSGFLVPERDVEALAEKLSYLVENPEVWPQMGKAGRTYMEEGYDINKLNDRLVEIYQQLLGSS